Genomic segment of Malus domestica chromosome 15, GDT2T_hap1:
AAAACATTTACAcgaaatattataatattatgtTACAATAATAATTCTAATACCATTTTAAGAGTGTAGTTTTAATACTGTGTAGCACTCCAGAATTTAGAGATGTTTAACTGTTAGATTGGATTTCCACAATTAGATTTTGTATCTTCAGTCTCAGTCATATATTTTTCATATCATTCAATTCTACGCACTgtttaagaaattaaaattgcaattttttttattatctctacttatatttttataattgtttttgtaaaagtgtgaaaGGTACATATTGAAAGAGGTAGGGGCAGCTGACCCTTTTCTGAACTAGGAATTGTAATAAcatttttattggttttttttgATAATTTTCCTAAAGAAGTCGTATCTATGATCAATTTTGATATGTATGGTTTAAAATCATTCCAAAATCTTCTTTGTAACTTaggttttttgtttaaaaaaaaataaagaatgaaaAAGAGCCGAGTTTAAAGAATGGTACCCTGTTCCAGCAAAGAAAGCTAGAGGAATCATGAGCTCCCACCCATTTATAGTCATGCTGCATATTTAGAGGAGATCATACGTATTAGCTTAAATAGTAATTTTTGAAAGCTAAATTTGAGTAATTAAACTTGgtttaaacaaattaaaaagagaGTTGGAATAGTAGAAATAAAATCTCATACCAAACTGACAAGGCATCCATGTTGGGAAAAAtttagagtacacaactctaacacaagtgttggagagacaacacaagtaaacaaattacttgtattatactcacaaaatattacaacacacaCTTTCAAGAACACTCTTTCACTAGAACACTCACACTCCTACAAGACTACCCttacttctcactctcacttggcTCTCTcttacttcttcttcttgattGCTTTCACACTTTGTTACAagctcacacacacacacacacacacctattTATAGGTGTGGTTGCCGACATAAATAATGCTAGAATTTTCTAGCATATTATTACACATACAGAAAACCGACTTGCTTTCCTAAAAGGCTTTGAGTTCTTGTAGCTTCTAATACATTCTTTAGCTTAGATATTTAGGTGGATAACCAACTTAAATTGCTAGAATCTTCCAGCTACTTTTGCTGACAAAGATTGCTAGATTTTTCTAGCTTTTGCATGCATTGGTTTTGGATTGGATCACTTGTCTTAGGCCACGCCAATTGGGCTAGTGTTAATTTTCAACCATCCCCCTCAACACCAGCTCATTCTTTTCTCCATGCTGAGTTGACGATGAAACTTTTCAAACTTGCTGGTACTCAAACCTTTAGTGAACAAGTCTGCAACTTGTTCATCTGTATTGATTTGTTTCATCTCAATCTCTTCTTGCAAGACCTTCTCTCTAATGAAATGATAGTGTACCTCCACATGTTTGGTTCTTGCATGAAAGACTGGATTTTCCGCCAAGTGAATTGCCGATTGGTTATCACAGTACAATGGTACTGGATAATCTACTGGTTGATGTAGATCACTCATCAACTGTACCAGCCATGCATTCTCTTGAGCTGGCATTGCTGCTACTCTATACTCTGCTTTTGTGGTTGACAAAGACACTGTTGGTTGTCTCTTGTTGCACCACGAAACTAGAACTGATTCTGAAGACATACCCAGTGGTCGATCTCCTGGTGTCATGATCTCCTGCAAAGTCTGCGTCACAATAGCCAACTAACTTGCAGTCTTCATCTTTCTTATACAAAAGACCATATTCAATTGTACTCTTCACATATTTCAGTATTCGTCGAACTGCTTCCTAGTGAGGCTTCTTTGGATTTTGCATGTACTGACTCATCACACCAACTGCATAAGAAATGTCGGGACGAGTCAAGGTTAAGTAGATCAGACTACCTACTAATTGTTGATACATCGTCGcatcttccaaatcttttccTTCATGTGCACACATTTTGGCATTTGGCTCCGTCGGCATCGAAATAAGCTTGCATTCGAGCATTTCGAACCTCTTCAACAAATCTTTGGCATACTTCTGTTGACAGAGAAATATTCCTTCTTGTGTGCGATCAACCTCTAGACCAAGGAAGTGCTTGAGTTGACCAAGTTCCTTCATCTGGAAACGGACTGATAAATTCTCCTTCATCCGAAGAATTTCTGCCTCATCATCACCGGTTATGATTAAGTCATCCACATACACTAGCATGATagctagctttccttcattggcTTTGACAAACAGGCTGGAATCTGCAGGTGTTACTGAATAACCACTTTGTGTGAGAAACTTTGCAATCTTACCATACCACGCTCTtggtgcttgtttcaaaccataaagtGTTTTCCTTAACTTGCACACGTACTCAGGATGAGCTTTACTTTTAAAGCCCATTGGCTGCATCATGTAGATCTCCCGATCTAACTCTCCATGcaagaaagcattcttcacatccatctgGTATAGATTCCAATCTTTGTTAGCTGCAAGTGCAAGTAGGACTTGTACTGTTGTAAGTTTCGCCACTGGACTAAACGTTTCATCATAGTCTAGTCCATACTGTTAAGAAAAACCACGAGCTACCAATCGTGCCTTGTACCTCTTGATTGACCCATCTGGACGGCGCTTTATCTTGTAAACCCACTTGCAGGATATGGGTTTCACATCTCTTGGCTTTGGCACGAGATCCCAAGTTTGATTTTGCTGAAGTGCAtcgatctcttctttcatagCTATCATCCACTCAGAACTCTGCGATGTTTCTTCGAACGTCTCAGgctttgttgcttcttcaattatgGCTGCATTGGCGTATTTAGGATTTGGCCTTCGTGTTCTTGTTGACCTTTGGAGTTGAGATTGTAGAGTTGATTCTTCCGTTTCACTAGGCCCACCTTCTTCGTTTGGTTGTTCATACACGCCAGTTTGCCAAGGATTCTGAGCCACTCTTTGTTCGACATCATCGCCATTTGGATCTCCTGATTCATCTGAACTTGGTTGGAGTTGGATAATATGCTCCCCCATCTTCTGTTGCAGCTTTTCTCCAAATTCTCTGGAGTCTGGTAGCACCTCCTTCTCTGAGGACCACTAAGAAGACGCTtcatcaaacaccacatctcgTGAAGTGTAACATCTTCCACTTGTTGGATCACAACATTTCCACCCCTTTCTTTGGCTATCGTATCCCACAAAGATACATCTAACAGCTTTCTTGTCAAACTTGCTCCGTAAATGATTAGgaacaaatacataacataCACAGCCAAATACTCGAAAGTAGCTAACTGTAGGTTTCATGTTCCACAGTTTCTCAAAGGGCAAAACAAATCCTAACCTCGGTTGAGGAAGTCTGTTGATCACAAAGGTTGCAGTCCTCATTGCTTCAACCCAAAACCTTCTCGGCACGTTCTTTGCATGTAGCATACTTCGACAAACTTCTGCAAGATGCCGGTTCTTTCTCTCagctacaccattttgttgcgATGTGTTGGCACAAGTGTGCCGATGACGTATTCGACATTCCTTTAGGTATTGAGAGAACTCACTTAAGCTATATTCTCCTCCGTTATCTGTGCGCAGGCAACGGATCTTCTTTCCCACTTCTCCTTCGGCTGACTCTCTGAACTCTTTAAACTTTGAAAATGTGTCAGATTTATCTTTCATAAAGAAAACCCACACATACCTTGAGAAGTCATCAATGAATGTCACCATGTACCGCATACCACTAATTGACGGTTGCTTAACTGGTCCGAACACATCAAAGTGAACTAACTCTAACGGTTCTTTTACTTTAAACTTCGATTCCTCATATAGCAATTGGTGTGCTTTACCATACTGGCATCCCACACATACTGTGTCTGTTCGCACGTCAAGTTCAGGAAGCCCCTTAAGCATTGACTTTTTCACCATCACACTTAGCTTGGAATAGCTAACGTGACCTAACCGCATGTGCCATAGATCTGATGTCTCATTTTCCTTGTCCTATCTACATATGCAGATTCTGCTGACATTACGTAGACTGACTCCAATCGTCGCCCCTCCATTGTTGgtatttctgagattttgaGGTCATGATACATCTTCACATCTTGTGGACCGAACAAGACATAGTGGCCTGATGATGTCAATTGGGCCACAGatagcaaattttttttttcattcttggGACATGATAAACATCTTGAAGTGGCACTTGGTTAGAATTATATCGAGGTGTAACTATCGTCTTACCGATGTGAGCTATCGGTAACCTTGAGTTGTCGGCTGTCACCACCACACGACCTTTCTTGTATTCAGATAGGTTTTGCAACTTCTGTTTATCACCCGTCATATGATTTGAGCAGCCTGAATCTACGATCCAATTATTTTTGTAGTCAATTCCGTTCTTATGTTGTTACCGTGAGAGctaattcttcttcctccgtagCGAATAATGCTTCAGCATCCCAACCATcttcactattctccttcgaactGGAAGTAGCAATATTACTTTCAACAGGCTTTTTCTTGGTCCAACAATCTTTCGCCATGTGGCCCATCTTCCCACAGTTGTAACACTCGCCATCAAACTTTCTACTATTACCGCGATTCGTTGAAGCTCCCCCTGGACAAGAGCCTCCCTTTCCTTGGTGACTTTTCACCTTGTCTCCATCCTTTTAGATCCGCTACCAGTGTACCGCTTGAAAGTGCCTTTGCTTTTGCTGGTGTAGAGCGCTTCCTCTTCACCCTTCAGCAAGACTCATCCCATTTGCTTAGCCATAGCTTCTTGACCTGcaagcaaattttcaaactcaacaaGCGATGGTTGTGTCGGCCATCCCTGTATAGCGGCAATGAACCCTCGATATTCGGGTCTCAAACCATGGATAATTATTTTCTTCATCCTGGTTTCCCCAATAGGAGTTGTTGGATCTAACTCTGAAATTTCGCGGCATATCGACTTCACCTTGTGAAAGTACTGGGCAATCGTCATGTCGCGTTGCGCCATTGATAGCAACTCGTTCTCGAGAATTTGCAATCTTGTATCATTCTTCTTTGAAAAGAGTGTAACAAAAGTGTTCCATGCTTCCTTTGGCATTTTGGCATCCCGGATGTGCTCCaacatttcttcttcaattgtgGTCTTTAAAGCAAACATCGCTTTGCCTACTTTAATTTTTCACTTTCGCAAGATGCCATTGGCATCTTCTGCTGCCGGTTGTGTAACCTCACCACCACCGATAACCTCCCAAAGGTCCTAACCTTGTAAGTAAGACTCCATACATGTTGCCCACGTAttgtagtttttgttgttgagcttcttgaTTCCTCCAACTACTTGAAGGTCACCCATCGTGCCGGCAAGACTTTGACTATACCGATCAAGCTTGACTAACAAACTTGCAGAGTACCAAACTCCTCACGACTCAAGATAGCTCCACCAAGAACGATCCCTGACCGTCCCGCTCTGATATCAATTGTTGGGAAAAAtttagagtacacaactctaacacaagtgttggagagacaacacaagtaaacaaattacttgtattatactcacaaaatattacaacacacaCTTTCAAGGACACTCTTTCACTAGAACACTCAATCTCCTACAAGACTACCCttacttctcactctcacttggcTCTCtcttacttcttcttcttcttgattgcttacacatacacacacacctaTTTATAGGTGTGGTTGCCGACATAAATAATGCTAGAATTTTCTAGCATATTATTACACATACAGCAAACCGACTTGCTTTCCTAAAAGGCTTTGAATTCTCCTAGCTTCTAATACATTCTTTAGCTTAGATATTTAGGTGGATAACCAACTTAAATTGCTGGAATCTTCCAGCTACTTTTGCCGACAAAGTTTGCTAGATTTTTCTAGCTTTTGCATGCATTGGTTTTGGATTGGATAACTTGTCTTAGGCCACACCAATTAGGCTGGTGTTGATTTTCAACAATCCACAGCAATAGTGACATCATTCAAGTAACCAGTCATCAATATCAATATTCTGTAGTACCAGTTCTCCAAACTGCACATATAAGTCATATATAACAAAACCTACAAAGCATCAATAAAAACCCAAACTATGAAAAGATTACAATTGAAAAAATGTACATaaagtgataaaaaaaaaaagtaccagAGCATATCACCAGAGGCAGCAGAAAGCTTGATAAATTCCCGAAGCCCAGAAAATGCTTGCATAGAAAAAACAGTCCAAGTCTGAGGACACCAACCACAAGCAGCATACACGTTGAGC
This window contains:
- the LOC139191971 gene encoding uncharacterized mitochondrial protein AtMg00820-like encodes the protein MGEHIIQLQPSSDESGDPNGDDVEQRVAQNPWQTGVYEQPNEEGGPSETEESTLQSQLQRSTRTRRPNPKYANAAIIEEATKPETFEETSQSSEWMIAMKEEIDALQQNQTWDLVPKPRDVKPISCKWVYKIKRRPDGSIKRYKARLVARGFS